Proteins co-encoded in one Longimicrobium sp. genomic window:
- a CDS encoding GNAT family N-acetyltransferase — protein sequence MSVTVAKPAEYAEIAAVNVAAYEEFRARIDDAGWTRMRANISGIAREAETSTVLVARGGDGVLGAVLYYAPGTTIPPLAPEWASIRTLAVSPAARGRGVGEALVRECIARARADGAAALGLYTTAMMGTAIALYERLGFVRDGDLPPRHGHPCWRYRLDL from the coding sequence GTGAGCGTGACCGTCGCAAAGCCCGCCGAGTACGCGGAGATCGCGGCGGTGAACGTGGCCGCGTACGAGGAGTTCCGCGCGCGCATCGACGACGCGGGATGGACGCGGATGCGCGCGAACATCTCGGGAATCGCGAGGGAGGCGGAGACGTCGACGGTGCTCGTCGCGCGCGGCGGGGACGGCGTGCTCGGCGCGGTGCTCTACTACGCGCCGGGAACGACGATCCCGCCGCTCGCGCCGGAGTGGGCGTCGATCCGCACGCTCGCCGTGTCCCCCGCGGCGCGCGGGCGCGGCGTGGGCGAGGCGCTGGTGCGCGAATGCATCGCGCGGGCGCGGGCGGACGGCGCCGCGGCGCTCGGCCTCTACACCACGGCCATGATGGGCACCGCCATCGCCCTCTACGAACGGCTCGGCTTCGTCCGCGACGGCGACCTGCCGCCGCGCCACGGCCATCCGTGCTGGCGCTACCGCCTGGATCTCTGA
- a CDS encoding Ig-like domain-containing protein, producing MKTTRIWITAALAALALAGAGGCRLPTTACTMELRVDISPAQKSIHVGDSFQAKAEGVSCGGRDRFPYEGVTWSTSDTGVIQLDAATGRITGLAAGSATVTAHDPANPQFPLGTVSVTVQP from the coding sequence ATGAAGACGACGCGCATTTGGATCACCGCCGCACTCGCCGCCCTCGCCCTGGCCGGCGCGGGCGGATGCAGGCTGCCCACCACCGCGTGCACGATGGAGCTGCGCGTGGACATCTCCCCCGCGCAGAAGAGCATCCACGTGGGCGACAGCTTCCAGGCGAAGGCCGAGGGCGTGTCGTGCGGCGGCCGCGACCGCTTCCCGTACGAAGGCGTCACCTGGAGCACGTCCGACACCGGCGTCATCCAGCTCGACGCCGCGACCGGGCGCATCACCGGCCTCGCCGCCGGCTCGGCGACGGTGACGGCGCACGACCCCGCCAATCCCCAGTTCCCGCTCGGGACGGTGAGCGTCACCGTGCAGCCCTGA
- a CDS encoding pitrilysin family protein: MTRTARSARRALLAACLLYGGAAQAQGARSAPVDVPTLPLVRHTLANGMTALLSEDHSAPVVALTVWYHVGSKNEKPGRTGFAHLFEHMMFEGSQNVGQGEHRRLIQSLGGVFNGSTTEDRTNYYEVLPSNQLETALWLESDRMATLLTRVNQERLDAEREIVKNERRLRVDNQPFGVGDEVTLAALYPSTHPYSWPVIGSMADLSAASLEDVRDFFRTYYSPNNATIVISGDIDVARTKGMLDRWFGSIPRGPAIERPRVVTNPLAAEKRLVLEDTRARLPQITFTWPTVGRQSADRPALAALGSLLTLDRTSRLRKLLVYDRQLATGVFAFNSTNEDAGYFQIGVTPRPNASLTEIEGLVDSIVAAVKTEPLSAAEVQRVKNYQAVNTVVGLESRLSRVEQLATGQVFDGDPMAYRTNLAKSAAVAPADVQRVARRYLGAGRVVLSMVPAGKLDQVSKPSLPFTNVTPAGTTSQAATATPAPGAN; the protein is encoded by the coding sequence ATGACGCGAACGGCCCGGTCCGCGCGGCGCGCGCTGCTCGCCGCATGCCTGCTGTACGGCGGCGCGGCGCAGGCGCAAGGCGCAAGGTCCGCCCCGGTGGACGTGCCCACCCTTCCGCTGGTCCGGCACACGCTGGCCAACGGGATGACGGCGCTGCTCAGCGAAGACCACTCCGCTCCCGTGGTGGCGCTGACGGTGTGGTACCACGTGGGCTCGAAGAACGAGAAGCCCGGCCGCACCGGCTTCGCCCACCTGTTCGAGCACATGATGTTCGAGGGGTCGCAGAACGTGGGGCAGGGCGAGCACCGCCGCCTGATCCAGTCGCTGGGCGGCGTGTTCAACGGCAGCACCACCGAAGACCGCACCAACTACTACGAGGTGCTCCCCAGCAACCAGCTGGAGACGGCGCTCTGGCTGGAGTCGGACCGCATGGCCACGCTGCTGACGCGGGTGAACCAGGAGCGGCTCGACGCCGAGCGCGAGATCGTGAAGAACGAGCGCCGGCTGCGCGTCGACAACCAGCCCTTCGGCGTGGGCGACGAGGTGACGCTGGCCGCCCTCTATCCCTCGACGCACCCGTACTCGTGGCCGGTGATCGGGTCGATGGCCGACCTGTCGGCCGCGTCGCTCGAGGACGTGCGCGACTTCTTCCGCACGTACTACTCGCCCAACAACGCCACCATCGTCATCAGCGGCGACATCGACGTCGCCCGGACGAAGGGGATGCTGGACCGCTGGTTCGGCTCCATCCCCCGCGGCCCCGCCATCGAGCGCCCGCGCGTGGTGACGAACCCGCTGGCGGCGGAGAAGCGGCTGGTGCTGGAGGATACGCGTGCGCGGCTGCCGCAGATCACCTTCACCTGGCCCACCGTCGGCCGCCAGTCGGCCGACCGCCCCGCGCTCGCCGCGCTGGGCTCGCTGCTGACGCTGGACCGCACCAGCCGGCTGCGCAAGCTGCTGGTCTACGACCGGCAGCTGGCCACGGGGGTGTTCGCCTTCAACAGCACCAACGAGGATGCGGGCTACTTCCAGATCGGCGTCACCCCGCGCCCGAACGCGTCGCTGACCGAGATCGAGGGGCTGGTGGACAGCATCGTGGCCGCGGTGAAGACGGAGCCGCTCTCGGCCGCCGAGGTGCAGCGGGTGAAGAACTACCAGGCGGTGAACACGGTCGTCGGGCTGGAGTCGCGCCTGAGCCGGGTGGAGCAGCTGGCCACGGGGCAGGTGTTCGACGGCGACCCGATGGCGTACCGCACCAACCTGGCGAAGTCGGCCGCGGTGGCCCCGGCCGACGTGCAGCGCGTGGCCCGGCGGTACCTGGGCGCCGGCCGCGTGGTGCTGTCGATGGTGCCCGCGGGCAAGCTCGACCAGGTCAGCAAGCCCTCGCTGCCGTTCACCAACGTGACCCCCGCCGGGACCACGTCCCAGGCCGCCACCGCCACCCCCGCCCCGGGAGCGAACTGA
- a CDS encoding pitrilysin family protein, whose protein sequence is MSIRTNQAAWRVIAAAALVSTAAATDALAQTLDRAQRPVAPAAAPFRLPTVEMRALSNGIPVAVIQNHQLPIVAVRAVIDAGPLLEPADKAGLSNLVNQMLAEGTATRSADQLATEFADLGTNVTAQGFTTVKGNLDRALELMGDMLMHPAFPEAALARNKANTVAQLRRLREQPSFLADHVLNAVLYGADHPYARLATEQTVSSVTRADLMAFHSDWVRPQNVKLVVVGDVTPDAAVRSLERVFGAWPAGGKTARYEVPAARPAGATTIYLLDRPNSPQSTVWVGQVGPSRDTPDYYALEAMNTVFGGVSAARLNSNLRERHAFTYGANSGLQWRRVPQVSTVRGSSDIVAAKTDSAITEWLGELRGIRGERPITDQELVFAKTNRTAGLPLRFETVTQVAFAVGDLLANGIPVDFYNSYAQRIGGLSGAELAAAASKYLDPQKSAIVVVGDRRVIEPGLRALNLPIVVVDENGNPVASS, encoded by the coding sequence ATGTCCATCCGCACGAACCAGGCGGCGTGGCGCGTCATCGCCGCCGCGGCGCTCGTCTCCACCGCCGCGGCCACGGACGCCCTCGCGCAGACGCTCGACCGCGCGCAGCGCCCGGTGGCGCCCGCCGCCGCGCCCTTCCGCCTTCCCACGGTGGAGATGCGCGCGCTGAGCAACGGCATCCCCGTGGCGGTGATCCAGAACCACCAGCTTCCCATCGTGGCCGTGCGCGCGGTGATCGACGCGGGGCCGCTGCTGGAGCCGGCGGACAAGGCCGGGCTCTCCAACCTCGTCAACCAGATGCTGGCCGAGGGAACGGCCACGCGCAGCGCCGACCAGCTGGCCACCGAGTTCGCCGACCTGGGCACCAACGTGACGGCGCAGGGCTTCACCACGGTGAAGGGGAACCTGGACCGCGCGCTGGAGCTGATGGGCGACATGCTCATGCACCCCGCCTTTCCCGAGGCGGCGCTGGCGCGCAACAAGGCCAACACGGTGGCGCAGCTCCGGCGCCTGCGCGAGCAGCCGTCGTTCCTGGCCGACCACGTGCTGAACGCGGTGCTCTACGGCGCCGACCACCCGTACGCGCGCCTGGCCACCGAGCAGACGGTAAGCTCGGTGACGCGCGCGGACCTGATGGCCTTCCACTCGGACTGGGTGCGGCCGCAGAACGTGAAGCTGGTGGTGGTGGGCGACGTGACGCCCGACGCCGCGGTGCGCAGCCTGGAGCGGGTGTTCGGCGCCTGGCCCGCGGGGGGGAAGACGGCGCGCTACGAGGTCCCCGCCGCGCGCCCCGCCGGCGCCACCACCATCTACCTGCTCGACCGGCCCAACTCGCCGCAGAGCACGGTGTGGGTGGGGCAGGTGGGCCCGTCGCGCGACACGCCCGACTACTACGCGCTCGAGGCCATGAACACCGTGTTCGGCGGGGTCAGCGCGGCGCGGCTGAACAGCAACCTGCGCGAGCGGCACGCCTTCACCTACGGCGCCAACAGCGGGCTGCAGTGGCGCCGGGTGCCGCAGGTCAGCACGGTGCGCGGCTCCAGCGACATCGTGGCGGCCAAGACCGACAGCGCCATCACCGAGTGGCTGGGCGAGCTGCGCGGCATCCGGGGCGAGCGGCCGATCACCGACCAGGAGCTGGTGTTCGCCAAGACCAACCGCACGGCCGGTCTGCCGCTGCGCTTCGAGACGGTCACGCAGGTGGCGTTCGCCGTTGGCGACCTGCTGGCGAACGGGATCCCGGTGGACTTCTACAACAGCTACGCGCAGCGCATCGGCGGGCTGTCGGGCGCGGAGCTGGCCGCCGCGGCGTCGAAGTATCTCGACCCGCAGAAGTCGGCCATCGTGGTCGTCGGCGACCGCAGGGTGATCGAGCCGGGGCTGCGCGCGCTCAACCTCCCCATCGTCGTCGTCGACGAGAACGGCAACCCCGTCGCGTCGAGCTGA